GCGGCGCTGCTCGCTTCGCTGGAAGACTGGCTGGCGCCGCGTCTCGACGGCAGGCATCGGCTCGATGCGCTTGGCGCGGAGGAACTGACGCAGGCGCTGGCCTCGCGGCTCGACTACGAACAGCGCCGCACGCTCGACGCGCAGGCACCGGAAAGCCTGCTCGTGCCGAGCGGGCAGAGCCGCCGGCTCGAATACGCCGAGGGCGAGCCGCCGGTGCTGGCGGTGAAGCTGCAGGAGCTGTTCGGCCTGGCCGACACGCCGCGCATCGGCGGCGGGCGCATCCCGGTCACCCTGCACCTGCTGTCGCCGGCGGGCCGGCCGATCCAGGTGACCCAGGACCTGAAGGGTTTCTGGGAACGCACCTACCCGCAAGTGAAGAAGGAACTGAAGGGCCGCTACCCGCGCCACCCGTGGCCGGACGATCCGTGGACCGCCACGCCGACCCACCGGGCGAAGCCGCGCGAGCGGCGTTGAGTTGCGTCGGCGGGCATCGTGACGGGCATGGCGGTGCAACCACAACGCAGTTGTGTACCATCCGTGCTCACGGTATCGCGTGGTGGACCCCTTGCCAGGAAACAAGGATTTCGACGAGTTTGATCCGGTGACGGCGATGGACAGTCGCGGCGAGTCCGATCCCGCGATCCCGATGCCTTCGTCGTGGCGACTGACGGCCTGGCTGTGGAGCCTGCTCGCCCTGCTCACGGGACTGGCGCTGGCGCTGGCCGTGCACCATCAGCAGAAACAGCGGCAGGAGGTGGAACGGACCTTCCTCCGCGACGAACTGGCCAACAAGACCTACGCCGGGTTGCAGGGCAAGCTGCATTCGGCGGAGTCGCTGCTGCGCGCGGTGCAGACCCTGTTCCTCGCCTCGGACGAAGTGACCGCGACCGAGTTCAACAGCTTCTATAACAACCTGCATCCCCGCGAACAGTTTCCCAGCCTGCTTGCGCTGGCCTATGCGCAGCGTGAGCCGGGGCCCGATGGCGTGCACTACGTGACGCGCTGGGTCGAGCCGATGATGGGGAACGAGGCGGTGGTCGGGCTCGACGTGGGCGCGCAGCCGAACAATCTCGCCGGGCTGCTGGCCTCGCGCGACAGCGACCGGGCAACCTTGTCGGCACCGTTCCGGCCGGTGCAGCAGCCGGCTGCCGCGGGAGCGGATGACGGCATCACGCTGCGGCTGCCGGTATTCGCTCCGGGGGACCCGCCGCAGTCGGTCGAGGAGCGGCGGCAACGCCTGCGCGGCTCGATCGCGGTGTCGTTCCGGGCGAGCCGCCTGATCGGCAATGCCTTGCCGGACAAGGCGGCCCAGGAGCTGCGCCTGCGCCTCAGCGACGTCACCGATGCGCGGCACGTGCTGCCGCTGTTCGATTCGGATCCGGGCGCTGCGATGGCGACGGACGGCTACCGGTTCGAGCGCCAGCTGGCCTATGGCGGCCGGGTGTGGAACGTGTTGATGCAAGCGCGCGATTCCCACGCGCTCGCCGTCGACTGGCGCCGGTCCGCCTTGCCCGCCGGCCTGCTGGCGAGCCTGTTGCTGGCGTTGCTGGTGTACTCCATCGTGAGCACACGCCAGCGCGCGCTCGAGCTGGGTTGGCGGATGAGTCGCCGCTTCCGCGAGAGCGAGGAGCGCTTCCGTGCGTTGAACGAATTGCTGCCGGCGCTGGTGCTGCTGGCGGAGGTCGATGGCGGGCAGATCACCTACGCGAACCAGGCCTCGCGCGACCGCCTAGGCGAGCACGTGACCGAACGGCAACTGGCCGACCTGTTCGAGGACCAGGATCTGCGCACGCAACTGCAGGATGCCGACACCCGCGGCTGCAGCCGGATCGAGGCGGCCCTGCATAACGGCGAAGGCGTACGCTTCTGGGCCAGCGTGGCGATCTCGCGGGTGCTGCTGAGCGGTCGCGGCAAGCTGCTGATGGTGGCCAGCGACATCAGCGAGCAACGCCAGCTGACCGAGTTGCTGAGCCATCAGGCCAGCCACGACGCGCTGACGGAGCTGTACAACCGGCGCGAATTCGAACGCCGCCTGCACGGCGCGCTGGTGGCGACCGCGGTCGGCACTCCGCTGGCCGTGCTGCTGTACATCGACCTCGACCAGTTCAAGCTGATCAACGACACCTCCGGCCATCTCGCCGGCGACCAGTTGCTGGCCCAGCTGGCGATCGTGATGCGCAAGCAGCTGGGCGGCACCGACGTGCTGGCGCGACTCGGCGGCGACGAGTTCGGCGTGCTGGTGGCCAACGTGGCCGACCTCGCGGACGCCGAACGGATCGCCGAGCGCGTGCGCCGCTGCATCGACGGCTACGTGTTCATCTGGGAACAGCGCAGCTACACGATCAGCGCCAGCATCGGCGGCGTCGCGATCGACCGCCCCGGCATCCTGGTGAAAGACCTGCTGTCACAGGCCGACACCGCCTGCTACATGGCCAAGGAACTCGGCCGCAACCGCGTGCATTTCTATTCCGAAAGCGACGACGAAACGGTGCGCCGGCACAGCGAGATGGAATGGGCGAACCGGCTGCGCTGGGCAATCGACGAGCATCGCCTGGTGCTCACCTACCAGGAGATCTGGCCGCTGCCGCTGGCCGCCGGCGGCGAACCCGACATCGAGATGCTGCTGCGCTTCCGCGAGGAATCCGGCCAGCTGGTGGTGCCCGGTGTGTTCATGCCCGCGGCCGAGCGCTACGGCCTGATGCCGGTGGTCGACCGCTGGGTGATCGAGACCACGCTGGCGAACTTCGACCGGCTGCACCCGACCGGCGGCGTGCTGCGCATGGTGGCGATCAACCTGTC
This window of the Rhodanobacter soli genome carries:
- a CDS encoding bifunctional diguanylate cyclase/phosphodiesterase; this translates as MDSRGESDPAIPMPSSWRLTAWLWSLLALLTGLALALAVHHQQKQRQEVERTFLRDELANKTYAGLQGKLHSAESLLRAVQTLFLASDEVTATEFNSFYNNLHPREQFPSLLALAYAQREPGPDGVHYVTRWVEPMMGNEAVVGLDVGAQPNNLAGLLASRDSDRATLSAPFRPVQQPAAAGADDGITLRLPVFAPGDPPQSVEERRQRLRGSIAVSFRASRLIGNALPDKAAQELRLRLSDVTDARHVLPLFDSDPGAAMATDGYRFERQLAYGGRVWNVLMQARDSHALAVDWRRSALPAGLLASLLLALLVYSIVSTRQRALELGWRMSRRFRESEERFRALNELLPALVLLAEVDGGQITYANQASRDRLGEHVTERQLADLFEDQDLRTQLQDADTRGCSRIEAALHNGEGVRFWASVAISRVLLSGRGKLLMVASDISEQRQLTELLSHQASHDALTELYNRREFERRLHGALVATAVGTPLAVLLYIDLDQFKLINDTSGHLAGDQLLAQLAIVMRKQLGGTDVLARLGGDEFGVLVANVADLADAERIAERVRRCIDGYVFIWEQRSYTISASIGGVAIDRPGILVKDLLSQADTACYMAKELGRNRVHFYSESDDETVRRHSEMEWANRLRWAIDEHRLVLTYQEIWPLPLAAGGEPDIEMLLRFREESGQLVVPGVFMPAAERYGLMPVVDRWVIETTLANFDRLHPTGGVLRMVAINLSGASVEDEALAGLIIDMLRRYRVEPSRVCFEITETVAVRNLSQVVRFMEQLRAVGCKIALDDFGAGMSSFTYLKNLPLDIIKIDGSFVRDMLTDPVSHLMVRAVTDIGHRLGLEVVAEWVADAETVQALAALGVNRVQGFSLHRPELALFQRD